A window of the Capricornis sumatraensis isolate serow.1 chromosome 9, serow.2, whole genome shotgun sequence genome harbors these coding sequences:
- the LOC138085609 gene encoding olfactory receptor 7A17-like produces the protein MAPRNITRDSEFLLLGLSEKPELQHLIFGLFLSMYLITVFGNMLIILTVSSDSHLHTPMYFFLSNLSFVDICFTSTTIPKMLWNIQTQSQVITYEDCIAQMFFFMLFAGLDIFLLTVMAYDRFVAICHPLHYTVIMNSKICGILVLVSWIISVLDSLLQTLMVLRLSFCKEVKIPHYYCEVKLLIQLACSDNFLNDMVMYFAAGVLGVGPFAGILYSYSMIASSIHRISSAQGKYKAFSTCASHLSVVSLFYCTGLGVYLSSAATHSSHSTATMSVMYIVVTPMLNPFIYSLRNKDIKRALNTFFRKGLLVFH, from the coding sequence ATGGCACCAAGAAACATAACAAGAGATTCAGAATTTTTGCTTCTGGGACTTTCGGAGAAACCAGAACTGCAGCATCTCATATTTGGACTTTTCCTCTCCATGTACCTGATCACCGTGTTTGGAAACATGCTCATAATCCTAACAGTCAGCTCAgactcccacctccacacccccatgtacttcttcctctccaacctgtCCTTTGTAGACATCTgtttcacctccaccaccatcccaAAGATGCTGTGGAACATCCAGACACAGAGCCAAGTTATAACTTATGAAGACTGCATCGCCCAGATGTTTTTTTTCATGCTATTTGCAGGGTTGGACATCTTCCTCTTGacagtgatggcctatgaccgttTCGTGGCCATCTGTCACCCCCTGCATTACACAGTCATCATGAACTCCAAAATATGTGGAATTTTGGTTCTGGTTAGCTGGATCATCAGTGTCCTGGATTCCTTGTTACAAACCTTAATGGTCTTAAGGCTGTCCTTTTGCAAAGAGGTGAAAATCCCTCACTATTACTGTGAAGTCAAGTTGTTGATCCAACTTGCCTGTTCTGACAACTTTCTTAATGACATGGTGATGTACTTTGCAGCTGGAGTGCTAGGAGTTGGTCCCTTTGCTGGCATCCTTTACTCATACTCTATGATAGCTTCTTCCATACATAGAATCTCATCAGCTCAGGGGAAGTATAAAGCATTTTCCACCTGTGCATCTCACCTCTCAGTTGTCTCCTTATTTTATTGCACAGGCTTAGGAGTGTACCTTAGCTCTGCTGCTACCCACAGCTCACATTCAACTGCAACGATGTCAGTGATGTACATTGTGGTCacacccatgctgaaccccttcaTCTACAGTCTGAGGAACAAAGACATAAAGAGGGCTCTGAACACTTTCTTTAGAAAAGGGTTACTTGTCTTCCACTGA